In a genomic window of Leifsonia xyli subsp. cynodontis DSM 46306:
- the mmsB gene encoding multiple monosaccharide ABC transporter permease — protein sequence MSTQIPVKKKAGGIRDLGKMFGGGQSTGRQFGILGALVVIVILFQILTDGKTLDPVNLINLVNQNAYVLILAIGMVMVIIAGHIDLSVGSVAAVVGIVVAKAMTEWQVPWPLAILLGLVIGVIIGAWQGWWVAYVGVPAFIVTLAGMLIFRGLNQLIGSANTIPVPDGFTFIGGGFLPEWGPDTGYNNSTLLLGLIIAVVIVLLEIRTRRTQTKMGSDKAPLWVSTFKVIVLDALVVYFTFLFAGGRVGTSFPVSGIILGVLIIVYSFVTRSTIFGRHIYAVGGNSHAAELSGVKIKRVNFFVMMNMSVLAALAGMIAVARSVSSGPQDGLGWELDAIAAVFIGGAAVSGGIGTVAGSIVGGLVIAVLNNGLQLLGVTSDWVQVIKGLVLLIAVGVDVYSNRRGGPSLIGRLFGGGHRRESATDAAGIDQPAVLPTSSAAEESSRSLTN from the coding sequence ATGAGCACACAGATCCCCGTGAAGAAGAAGGCGGGCGGTATCCGCGACCTGGGCAAGATGTTCGGCGGTGGACAGTCGACCGGACGGCAGTTCGGCATCCTGGGCGCGCTCGTCGTCATCGTCATCCTCTTCCAGATCCTGACCGACGGGAAGACGCTCGACCCGGTCAACCTCATCAACCTGGTCAACCAGAACGCATACGTTCTGATCCTGGCGATCGGCATGGTCATGGTGATCATCGCCGGGCACATCGACCTGTCGGTGGGCTCGGTCGCGGCGGTCGTCGGCATCGTCGTGGCCAAGGCGATGACCGAGTGGCAGGTACCGTGGCCTCTCGCCATCCTGCTCGGCCTCGTCATCGGCGTGATCATCGGCGCGTGGCAGGGCTGGTGGGTGGCTTACGTCGGCGTGCCCGCGTTCATCGTGACGCTGGCCGGCATGCTGATCTTCCGCGGCCTGAACCAGCTGATCGGCAGCGCGAACACCATCCCGGTGCCGGACGGTTTCACCTTCATCGGCGGCGGCTTCCTCCCCGAGTGGGGACCGGATACCGGCTACAACAACTCCACGCTGCTGCTCGGCTTGATCATCGCCGTCGTCATCGTGCTGCTTGAGATCCGCACCCGCCGCACGCAGACCAAGATGGGCTCCGACAAGGCCCCGCTCTGGGTGAGCACGTTCAAGGTCATCGTGCTGGACGCCCTGGTCGTCTACTTCACCTTCCTCTTCGCGGGAGGTCGCGTCGGCACCTCGTTCCCGGTCTCCGGCATCATCCTGGGCGTCCTGATCATCGTCTACTCGTTCGTCACGCGCAGCACGATCTTCGGCCGGCACATCTACGCGGTCGGCGGCAACTCGCACGCTGCGGAACTGTCGGGTGTGAAGATCAAGCGCGTCAACTTCTTCGTGATGATGAACATGTCGGTGCTTGCCGCGCTCGCCGGAATGATCGCCGTCGCCCGCTCGGTCTCCTCCGGCCCGCAGGACGGTCTCGGCTGGGAGCTCGACGCCATCGCCGCTGTGTTCATCGGCGGCGCTGCGGTCTCCGGCGGCATCGGAACCGTCGCCGGTTCCATCGTCGGCGGTCTGGTCATCGCGGTCTTGAACAACGGCCTCCAGCTGCTCGGCGTCACGAGCGACTGGGTGCAGGTCATCAAGGGCCTCGTGCTGCTGATCGCGGTCGGTGTCGACGTCTACTCGAACCGCCGTGGCGGTCCGTCGCTCATCGGACGGCTTTTCGGCGGCGGCCATCGGCGCGAGTCTGCGACGGACGCTGCCGGCATCGACCAGCCTGCCGTCCTCCCGACCTCCAGCGCCGCCGAAGAATCGTCGCGGTCGCTCACGAACTGA
- a CDS encoding substrate-binding domain-containing protein, with protein MHKIALATVAAAAAAALVLSGCSSRDGSSGSSTASGFDKGATIGVALPTKTSENWVLAGDLFTNGLKDAGFKGDVQYAGASGAVADQQSQIQSMITNGAKVIIIGSVDGGQLAAQAKAAHDAGAMVIAYDRLILNTKDVDYYVAYDNEKVGELQGQALLDGMKKRFPDKTKYNIELFSGSPDDANSKVFFDGAMKILQPKIDDGTLTVVSKQTDIKQTATQGWLPANAQTRMDNLLAANYASTELDGVLSPNDTLARAIITSVKGAGKPVPVVTGQDSEAESVKSIMEGEQYSTINKDTRNLVKQAIAMVSELQQGKKPETNDDKSYNNGVKVVPAYLLKPVIVTKENAAEAYANDPTLEPLTK; from the coding sequence ATGCACAAGATCGCACTCGCGACAGTGGCCGCTGCCGCTGCCGCTGCGCTCGTCCTGTCGGGCTGCTCCAGCCGCGATGGTTCGTCCGGCTCGTCCACGGCGTCCGGCTTCGACAAGGGCGCGACCATCGGCGTCGCCCTCCCGACCAAGACGTCGGAGAACTGGGTGCTCGCCGGCGACCTGTTCACCAACGGCCTCAAGGACGCGGGCTTCAAGGGCGATGTGCAGTACGCCGGCGCGTCCGGCGCTGTCGCCGATCAGCAGTCGCAGATCCAGTCGATGATCACCAACGGCGCCAAGGTCATCATCATCGGCTCCGTCGACGGCGGCCAGCTCGCTGCGCAGGCCAAGGCGGCCCACGACGCGGGCGCCATGGTCATCGCGTACGACCGCCTCATCCTCAACACGAAAGACGTCGACTACTACGTCGCCTACGACAACGAGAAGGTCGGCGAGCTGCAGGGTCAGGCCCTGCTCGACGGCATGAAGAAGCGCTTCCCGGACAAGACCAAGTACAACATCGAGCTGTTCTCCGGCTCGCCGGACGACGCCAACTCGAAGGTCTTCTTCGACGGCGCCATGAAGATCCTCCAGCCGAAGATCGACGATGGCACGCTGACTGTGGTCTCCAAGCAGACCGACATCAAGCAGACCGCCACCCAGGGCTGGCTGCCGGCCAACGCGCAGACCCGCATGGACAACCTGCTCGCGGCCAACTACGCGTCCACCGAGCTCGACGGCGTCCTGTCGCCGAACGACACTCTGGCCCGCGCCATCATCACGTCGGTGAAGGGCGCTGGCAAGCCGGTCCCGGTCGTCACCGGTCAGGACTCGGAGGCCGAGTCGGTCAAGTCCATCATGGAGGGCGAACAGTACTCGACCATCAACAAGGACACCCGCAACCTGGTCAAGCAGGCCATCGCGATGGTCTCCGAGCTGCAGCAGGGCAAGAAGCCCGAGACGAACGACGACAAGTCATACAACAACGGCGTCAAGGTCGTCCCGGCTTACTTGCTGAAGCCGGTCATCGTCACCAAGGAGAACGCGGCCGAGGCGTACGCCAACGACCCGACTCTGGAGCCGCTGACCAAATAA
- a CDS encoding GntR family transcriptional regulator has protein sequence MPMPTDHVARISLSEEAYVRIEAAIMDGTLEPGERLRNPDLVEWLGISRTPIRHALDRLAEQGLVEMERNRYTNVARFDIEGVLAAVEVAGDLWAGAALRGIPDWDADADALIAEMEANLVEAAETEDLLTFAAVFEHLVVAFARIEGNEVRLRALTVVIPQVRRVARKLRGSLDPNSLREFTSKLRVATTARDGRAAGLLIEDYVTRLSGMLHRL, from the coding sequence ATGCCGATGCCCACCGACCATGTCGCCCGGATCTCTCTTTCGGAGGAAGCGTACGTCCGCATCGAGGCAGCCATCATGGACGGCACGCTCGAACCGGGCGAGCGTCTGCGCAACCCCGACCTCGTCGAGTGGCTCGGCATCTCCCGGACCCCCATCCGTCACGCGCTCGACCGGCTCGCGGAACAGGGCCTCGTGGAGATGGAACGCAACCGTTACACGAACGTCGCACGGTTCGACATCGAGGGGGTCCTCGCAGCGGTCGAGGTCGCGGGCGATCTGTGGGCCGGCGCCGCGCTGCGCGGCATCCCGGACTGGGACGCCGACGCCGACGCGCTCATCGCCGAGATGGAGGCGAACCTGGTGGAGGCCGCGGAGACCGAGGACCTGCTCACCTTCGCCGCCGTGTTCGAGCACCTGGTCGTCGCGTTCGCGCGCATCGAGGGGAACGAGGTGCGGCTACGCGCGCTCACGGTCGTCATCCCACAGGTGCGCCGCGTGGCGCGCAAGCTCCGGGGCAGCCTGGACCCGAACTCGCTGAGGGAATTCACCTCGAAGCTGCGCGTGGCCACCACCGCCCGCGATGGCCGCGCCGCCGGCCTCCTGATCGAGGACTACGTGACCCGGCTGAGCGGCATGCTGCACCGCCTCTGA